In a single window of the Sphingosinicella microcystinivorans genome:
- a CDS encoding WYL domain-containing protein has product MEQKLQFIEFRLFWEGHVNRSDLIDKFGVSVNQASGDLNRYIALAPDNMIYDKSGKTYVRGAAFAPLFMKPDATQYLSQVRSVAEGIVAREDAWIGNLPAFDATPAPARGIDAVVLRSLAIAIRRHEAIEVFYQSMSSPDPEWRWIAPHALAFDGFRWHARSYCEKSGEYRDFVISRIIDARQSRPAGQLATSDVAWQQMVELEIGPHTGLSPNQRRVIELDYGMQDGCVKIPVRRALLYYALKRLGLDTDPGARKPQDQQIVLLNREAIHADH; this is encoded by the coding sequence GTGGAGCAGAAGCTCCAATTCATCGAGTTCCGCCTGTTCTGGGAGGGCCATGTCAACCGAAGCGATCTGATCGACAAGTTCGGCGTATCGGTCAACCAGGCATCTGGCGACCTCAACCGCTACATCGCACTCGCCCCTGACAACATGATCTACGACAAGAGCGGCAAGACCTATGTTCGCGGGGCAGCCTTTGCCCCGCTCTTCATGAAACCCGATGCAACGCAGTACCTGTCACAGGTCCGCTCCGTTGCGGAAGGGATTGTCGCTCGGGAGGACGCATGGATCGGCAACCTTCCGGCCTTCGATGCGACCCCGGCTCCCGCACGCGGGATTGATGCGGTTGTCCTGCGCTCGCTCGCCATCGCTATCCGGCGCCACGAGGCCATCGAGGTTTTCTACCAGTCGATGTCGTCACCCGATCCAGAATGGCGCTGGATTGCTCCACATGCTCTAGCCTTCGATGGGTTCAGGTGGCACGCCCGATCATATTGCGAGAAGAGCGGAGAATACCGCGATTTTGTAATTTCCCGGATTATCGATGCCCGCCAAAGCCGACCGGCCGGACAACTGGCAACATCGGACGTTGCCTGGCAGCAAATGGTGGAACTCGAGATAGGTCCTCACACGGGGCTCAGCCCAAACCAGAGGCGGGTCATTGAGCTGGACTACGGCATGCAGGATGGCTGCGTGAAAATCCCGGTCCGACGGGCCCTCCTTTACTATGCTCTGAAGCGCCTGGGCCTCGACACCGACCCCGGCGCACGCAAACCACAGGATCAGCAGATCGTCCTGCTAAATCGGGAGGCGATCCATGCAGATCATTGA
- a CDS encoding helicase-related protein, with translation MQIIDNNSHLWGDDLKQALTKSSRVKIAASCFSIYAFEALKSELSRIDSLQFIFTAPTFTPNGATDRLTKERREFFIPKARRESGLYGTEFEIQLRNKLTQRAVARECADWIRKKAKFRSNGTKAPMQQFMHVGGAADAVAYMPISGFTAVDLGYQKGDAVSNFVTRFDDPSHAQMYLQLFDQIWADPEKLQDVTNAICDHIESVYQENTPERIYFMMLYNIFRDFLEEVDEDVLPNDLTGYRDSVVWNKLFNYQKDATTGIINKLETYNGCILADSVGLGKTFTALAVIKYYELRNRSVLVLCPKKLADNWRNYNTNLTTNIFARDRFNYDVLCHTDLSRTSGESFGIPLNRVNWGNYDLVVIDESHNFRNNDVFKDRETRYQKLMNKVIRAGVKTKVLMLSATPVNNRFTDLRNQLALAYEGQSEALSKNLKTDTSIEEIFRRAQKAFNEWTSLPPEERTAASILKTLDFDFFELLDSVTIARSRKHIETFYDTKDIGKFPQRRKPLSFHCPITQRSDVMGLNDIFTQLSVLKLAVYAPISYILPSRLRKYEEIYDTQVEGGRGKLRQADRERSLQALMTTNLLKRLESSVAAFRLTLRSLGTNISRTLNAIEEFERTGRAGSVSDHLAEMSAFDPEDDDLAGLDEFTVGKKVQISLGDMDLPSWKHDLAADLVLIDDLIASMDKVTPGDDTKLQHLLSLIGQKVEAPLNVGNRKVLIFTAFADTANYLYDNLAPFAQQLGLHVGKVTGSDSPKTTLKKSYDFQGVLTLFSPRSKDKAIVLPNEPGELDILIGTDCISEGQNLQDCDFLVNYDIHWNPVRIIQRFGRIDRIGSPNSQIQLVNYWPDITLDEYINLKERVENRMVIADVTATGDDNVLTAKSSDIAYRKEQLKRMQEEVIELEDVKAGISITDLGLNDFRMDLLNYVKEHGELDNVPFGMHAIVPAQPELGLHPGVIFALKNIHDSVNVNQQNRLHPFYLVYIGDDGEIVADHTEVKRLLDLIRTSCKGQVEPIREVCRVFNERTDDGRQMGLYSDLLSSAIRSMIEVKEEKDIDSLFSGGRTTALTHTIKGLDDFELIAFLVIEGGS, from the coding sequence ATGCAGATCATTGATAACAATTCCCATCTTTGGGGTGACGATCTCAAACAGGCCCTGACCAAGAGCTCGCGTGTAAAGATCGCCGCCTCCTGCTTCTCGATCTATGCCTTCGAGGCGCTCAAGTCTGAGCTCTCCAGGATCGACAGCCTGCAGTTCATTTTTACCGCCCCCACGTTCACACCGAACGGGGCGACCGATCGTCTCACCAAAGAACGACGCGAGTTCTTCATCCCCAAAGCGCGGCGTGAAAGCGGCCTATATGGAACCGAGTTCGAGATCCAACTTCGTAACAAGCTGACGCAGCGTGCCGTTGCACGCGAATGCGCCGACTGGATCCGCAAGAAGGCAAAATTCCGGTCCAACGGGACAAAGGCGCCGATGCAGCAGTTCATGCATGTGGGAGGCGCGGCTGATGCTGTGGCCTACATGCCCATCAGCGGATTCACGGCGGTCGACCTGGGCTACCAGAAGGGCGATGCCGTCTCGAATTTTGTCACGCGGTTCGACGACCCGAGCCATGCGCAGATGTACCTGCAGCTGTTCGACCAGATCTGGGCAGACCCGGAGAAGTTGCAGGACGTCACGAACGCCATCTGCGACCATATCGAGTCCGTTTATCAGGAGAATACGCCCGAACGCATCTATTTCATGATGCTCTACAATATCTTCCGGGACTTCCTCGAGGAGGTCGATGAAGATGTCCTGCCAAACGACCTGACCGGCTACCGAGATAGCGTTGTCTGGAACAAGCTGTTCAATTATCAGAAGGATGCGACGACCGGCATCATCAACAAGCTCGAGACCTACAACGGCTGCATTCTGGCCGACTCTGTGGGGCTCGGCAAAACCTTCACCGCGCTGGCAGTGATCAAATATTATGAGCTGCGGAACCGGTCAGTCCTGGTGCTTTGCCCCAAGAAGCTCGCGGACAACTGGCGCAACTACAACACCAACCTGACGACCAACATCTTCGCCAGGGACCGGTTCAACTACGATGTCCTGTGCCACACCGATCTGTCCCGCACCTCCGGGGAATCCTTCGGCATCCCGCTGAACCGGGTCAACTGGGGCAATTACGACCTGGTCGTCATCGACGAATCCCACAACTTCCGGAACAACGACGTCTTTAAGGATCGGGAGACGCGCTACCAGAAGCTGATGAACAAGGTCATCCGCGCGGGCGTGAAGACCAAGGTCCTGATGCTATCGGCAACGCCGGTGAACAACCGCTTTACTGATCTGCGCAACCAGCTCGCACTGGCTTACGAGGGGCAGTCCGAGGCGCTAAGCAAGAACCTCAAGACCGATACCAGCATTGAAGAGATCTTCCGCCGGGCTCAGAAGGCCTTCAACGAATGGACATCGCTGCCTCCCGAGGAGCGGACGGCAGCGTCGATCCTCAAGACGCTGGACTTCGACTTCTTTGAACTGCTCGATTCCGTGACCATTGCCCGGTCCCGCAAGCACATCGAGACGTTCTACGACACGAAGGATATTGGCAAATTTCCGCAGCGGCGGAAGCCGCTCTCGTTCCATTGCCCGATTACACAGCGGTCGGACGTGATGGGGCTGAACGACATTTTCACGCAGCTGTCGGTGCTCAAGCTCGCGGTCTATGCGCCCATCAGCTACATCCTTCCCAGCCGTCTGCGGAAATACGAAGAAATCTACGACACGCAGGTCGAGGGCGGCCGCGGCAAACTGCGTCAGGCAGACCGGGAGCGCAGTCTCCAGGCGCTCATGACCACCAATCTTCTGAAGCGCCTTGAGAGTTCGGTCGCGGCGTTCCGGCTGACGCTGCGGTCCCTCGGTACCAACATTTCCCGCACGCTGAACGCAATCGAAGAGTTTGAGCGAACTGGACGCGCAGGCAGCGTCAGCGACCATCTCGCAGAGATGAGCGCCTTTGATCCTGAAGACGACGATCTGGCCGGCCTTGATGAGTTCACCGTGGGCAAGAAAGTCCAGATCAGTCTTGGCGACATGGATTTGCCGTCGTGGAAGCACGACCTGGCTGCCGACCTTGTGCTGATCGACGATCTGATTGCATCGATGGACAAGGTGACACCCGGAGACGATACGAAGCTCCAGCACCTGCTTTCGCTCATCGGTCAGAAGGTCGAAGCGCCGCTGAATGTCGGTAACCGCAAGGTCCTGATCTTCACGGCCTTCGCCGATACCGCCAATTATCTCTACGACAATCTCGCGCCCTTCGCGCAGCAGCTGGGGCTGCACGTCGGCAAGGTCACCGGATCAGATTCACCGAAGACCACCCTGAAGAAATCCTACGACTTTCAGGGGGTGCTGACGCTGTTTTCCCCCCGTTCAAAGGACAAGGCCATTGTCCTGCCCAATGAGCCCGGCGAGTTGGACATCCTGATCGGCACTGACTGCATTTCTGAAGGCCAGAACCTCCAGGACTGCGACTTCCTGGTGAATTACGACATCCACTGGAACCCGGTACGCATCATCCAACGCTTCGGCCGGATCGACCGCATCGGCTCACCCAACAGCCAGATTCAGCTGGTCAACTATTGGCCTGACATAACGCTCGACGAGTACATCAACCTCAAAGAGCGCGTCGAAAACCGGATGGTGATCGCCGACGTCACCGCGACCGGCGATGACAATGTGCTGACCGCCAAGTCGAGCGACATTGCCTACCGCAAGGAACAGCTGAAACGGATGCAGGAGGAGGTGATCGAGCTCGAGGACGTGAAGGCCGGCATTTCCATCACCGATCTCGGCCTGAACGACTTCCGCATGGACCTGCTCAACTACGTCAAGGAGCATGGCGAGCTCGACAACGTGCCCTTCGGTATGCACGCCATCGTCCCGGCACAGCCAGAGCTTGGATTGCATCCAGGCGTTATCTTCGCCTTGAAGAACATCCATGACAGCGTGAATGTGAACCAGCAGAACCGGCTCCACCCGTTCTACCTGGTCTATATCGGTGACGATGGCGAGATCGTCGCCGACCATACCGAGGTCAAACGGCTGCTCGATCTGATCCGCACCAGCTGTAAGGGGCAGGTAGAGCCGATCCGGGAGGTTTGCCGGGTCTTCAATGAGCGGACCGATGATGGGCGCCAGATGGGCCTCTATTCCGACCTGCTCTCTAGCGCGATCCGGTCCATGATCGAGGTGAAGGAAGAAAAGGACATCGACAGCCTGTTCAGCGGCGGTCGCACTACGGCACTCACCCATACCATCAAGGGGCTGGACGACTTCGAGCTGATCGCGTTCCTGGTCATCGAGGGGGGATCATGA
- a CDS encoding DUF4391 domain-containing protein has translation MILYEWPRAAAFGRVIPKNKIYEHAAANTALKDLFVREVDQIVWSHKLAPETVNLAATKSVAEIQVFRITARTPSLDHEVLRAIDKAIPFPLIFEVAHGGRVRLGAAYKRPSEADSTRWVVGDYFLGDWLPEDAPRAPLPVALNMGALYDRLLEPLVTEQTNRLVPGMNEATNSVSAVEKPASLEERIALAEAIKAQLREVERIKSRLAREKQFNKRVAINAELREAKQEFERLTAGTADAAVANYQEEDHG, from the coding sequence ATGATCCTCTACGAATGGCCTCGCGCTGCCGCTTTCGGACGCGTGATCCCGAAGAATAAGATCTACGAACATGCTGCTGCCAACACGGCGCTGAAGGACCTCTTTGTGCGCGAGGTTGACCAGATCGTCTGGTCGCACAAGCTGGCGCCCGAGACGGTCAACCTGGCGGCAACGAAGTCAGTGGCCGAGATTCAGGTCTTCCGCATCACCGCCCGCACCCCGTCGCTGGACCACGAAGTGCTGCGGGCCATCGACAAGGCTATTCCCTTCCCGCTCATTTTCGAAGTGGCCCATGGCGGCCGCGTAAGGCTAGGTGCGGCCTACAAGCGACCGAGCGAGGCCGACAGCACTCGTTGGGTGGTGGGAGACTATTTCCTAGGGGACTGGCTACCCGAGGATGCGCCGCGCGCCCCGCTTCCGGTGGCGCTAAACATGGGCGCTCTGTACGATCGGTTGCTCGAGCCCCTGGTGACGGAACAGACCAATCGGCTGGTCCCAGGCATGAACGAAGCGACGAACTCCGTTTCCGCGGTCGAAAAGCCCGCCTCGCTAGAAGAGCGCATCGCGCTCGCAGAGGCGATCAAGGCGCAGCTGCGTGAGGTCGAGCGGATCAAGTCGCGGCTGGCGCGCGAAAAGCAATTCAACAAGCGTGTGGCGATAAATGCCGAGCTGCGCGAGGCCAAACAGGAATTTGAGCGGCTGACGGCGGGGACCGCCGACGCTGCTGTAGCGAACTACCAAGAGGAAGATCATGGATAA
- a CDS encoding site-specific DNA-methyltransferase yields the protein MDKLKMHSPDLSQDNIAKIRDLFPSCVTEARDEATGTARLAVDFDQLRQELIDQIVEGAQERYRLDWPGKREALVLANSPINKALRPVRDESLQFDSTNNLFIEGDNLEVLKLLQESYLGKIDIIYIDPPYNTGGDLIYDDDFSCSSRDFFINSSQVDKSGNPLVANMESNGRFHSDWMSMVYPRLKIARNLLSSSGVIFISIGEDEVDNLKKICTEIFGDENFVAQVTRVAKRTSDKGTHFRPTKDYILTYARNIEELPEFGIPKDRDEKDYKYKDETGRKYKKSGASLYQPSLDSRPNQRYYIEAPDGSLIIPPGNVFPSAKSDGSKVKPLSNADKVWRWSVDTYLKQKHLLMFTEGSDRNPLLDENGNRSKWNIYPKVFFDEDAEATLHPEDIIYEFPNSQGTKELNALSIPFSFAKPVGLIQYLLKVTRKTDALILDFFAGSATTAHSVMQQNAEDGGNRAFIMVQWPEACDDKSEAAQAGYITIADLAKERIRRAGKKIVDGECHPDWNRDVGFRVLKVDTSNMKDVYYRPDELKQSDLLDMVDNVKEDRTSEDLLFQVLVDWGVDLTLPIRRETVQGKTMFFVDDNALVACFDRGVTEELVKELASREPLRAVFRDNGFVSDAVKINVEQIFRQLSPSTDVKAI from the coding sequence ATGGATAAGCTGAAGATGCATAGCCCCGACCTGAGCCAGGACAACATCGCGAAGATCCGCGACCTGTTTCCCAGCTGCGTGACCGAGGCGCGCGACGAGGCTACGGGGACAGCACGTCTGGCGGTGGACTTCGATCAGCTGCGTCAGGAGTTGATCGATCAAATTGTTGAAGGGGCTCAGGAGCGATATCGGCTGGACTGGCCAGGGAAGCGGGAAGCCTTGGTGCTGGCGAATAGCCCAATCAATAAGGCGCTGCGTCCCGTGCGAGATGAAAGCCTTCAATTTGATTCGACAAATAATCTTTTCATTGAGGGCGACAACCTGGAAGTTCTGAAGCTTTTGCAGGAATCTTACCTTGGTAAGATTGATATAATATATATAGATCCTCCTTACAACACCGGTGGCGACCTTATTTATGATGATGACTTTTCTTGTTCATCGCGCGATTTCTTTATAAACAGCTCTCAAGTTGACAAAAGCGGTAACCCGCTTGTTGCAAATATGGAATCAAACGGCCGTTTTCATTCTGACTGGATGTCTATGGTCTATCCTCGACTAAAAATTGCACGAAACCTCCTTTCGAGTTCAGGAGTGATTTTCATTAGCATCGGAGAGGATGAGGTTGATAACCTAAAGAAAATTTGCACCGAAATATTTGGTGATGAAAATTTCGTCGCGCAAGTGACCCGCGTTGCCAAGAGGACTTCCGACAAGGGCACGCATTTTCGTCCCACGAAGGATTACATACTTACCTATGCTAGGAATATCGAAGAATTGCCTGAGTTTGGTATCCCAAAGGATCGGGATGAAAAAGATTATAAATACAAAGATGAGACAGGCCGAAAGTATAAAAAAAGCGGCGCCTCTCTTTATCAGCCCTCCCTAGATTCTCGCCCCAACCAGAGATATTATATCGAGGCTCCAGACGGTAGCCTTATAATCCCTCCTGGCAATGTTTTCCCATCTGCGAAATCGGATGGATCAAAGGTAAAGCCTCTCTCCAATGCCGATAAGGTGTGGAGATGGTCAGTGGACACGTATCTTAAGCAAAAACATCTTCTGATGTTCACAGAGGGTTCTGACAGAAACCCCCTACTCGATGAGAATGGAAATAGGTCAAAGTGGAATATATACCCAAAAGTATTTTTTGATGAGGATGCTGAGGCAACGCTTCATCCAGAAGATATTATATATGAATTTCCTAACTCACAGGGAACTAAGGAACTAAATGCTTTGTCAATCCCGTTCAGCTTTGCAAAACCCGTCGGGCTTATACAATACCTTCTGAAGGTTACGCGCAAAACTGACGCACTCATTTTGGATTTCTTTGCTGGCTCTGCCACCACGGCTCATTCGGTCATGCAGCAGAATGCTGAAGATGGTGGAAACAGAGCCTTCATCATGGTTCAGTGGCCTGAAGCCTGTGATGACAAATCTGAAGCTGCGCAGGCTGGATATATTACCATCGCAGATCTAGCAAAAGAACGTATCCGTCGCGCAGGTAAGAAGATCGTCGACGGCGAATGCCATCCAGACTGGAACCGCGATGTCGGCTTCCGGGTTCTCAAGGTAGACACCTCAAACATGAAGGACGTCTACTACCGCCCCGACGAGCTGAAGCAGTCTGACCTGCTCGATATGGTCGACAATGTGAAGGAAGACCGCACGTCCGAAGACCTGCTGTTCCAGGTACTGGTCGACTGGGGCGTGGACCTGACGCTGCCGATCCGACGCGAGACGGTCCAAGGCAAGACCATGTTCTTCGTTGACGACAACGCCCTGGTCGCCTGTTTTGATCGTGGCGTGACCGAGGAACTGGTGAAGGAGCTTGCGAGCCGTGAGCCTTTGCGCGCCGTCTTCCGCGACAATGGCTTTGTCTCGGACGCGGTGAAGATCAACGTCGAACAGATCTTCCGTCAGCTTTCGCCGTCAACCGACGTCAAAGCAATCTGA